In the Dermochelys coriacea isolate rDerCor1 chromosome 25, rDerCor1.pri.v4, whole genome shotgun sequence genome, one interval contains:
- the LOC119848213 gene encoding tetraspanin-33-like: MRTKQLIKYTLFVSCYLFWVASGLMVAVGIYAKLSKETSAVDSLLADPSLILLTVGILMFGITFVGCTGALCDLPVLLKIFAWILLISLILQIVAAVLGFIFSGMVLEKAAFLMGKAISGYRNDLDLQNLIDYIQKKFKCCGVHSYKDWSQNTYFECQDSNPSLERCAVPFSCCIQKDKKAAITSVLNSMCGYGTQNLRSWKAESLIYIEGCLEKIVGWGQRNLLLVAGLAIGLFFLEILVFSMAVMLIYQIDLIIQKRKSTRRRGPEK, encoded by the exons ATGAGAACAAAACAGCTCATCAAATACACTTTGTTTGTCTCCTGTTACCTCTTCTGG GTGGCCAGTGGGCTCATGGTGGCAGTTGGTATTTATGCCAAACTCTCTAAAGAGACAA GTGCTGTGGATTCGCTCCTTGCTGATCCCTCGCTGATCCTGCTCACAGTGGGGATCCTGATGTTTGGCATCACCTTTGTGGGGTGTACAGGAGCCTTGTGTGACCTGCCTGTGCTGCTGAAAATT tttgcttggaTTTTACTGATCAGTCTCATTCTCCAGATCGTGGCTGCTGTCCTGGGATTTATCTTCTCTGGCATG GTGTTGGAGAAAGCAGCATTTCTGATGGGAAAAGCTATCTCTGGTTATAGGAATGATCTAGATTTACAGAACCTTATTGATTATATACAGAAAAAG TTCAAGTGCTGTGGGGTGCATTCCTACAAGGACTGGTCTCAGAATACTTACTTTGAGTGCCAAGACTCCAACCCCAGTCTGGAACGCTGTGCTGTGCCTTTCTCCTGCTGCATCCAGAAGGATAAAAAGGCAGCCATTACT AGTGTTCTCAACAGCATGTGTGGCTATGGGACCCAGAACCTGAGATCATGGAAAGCAGAAAGTCTGATATACATTGAGGGCTGCTTGGAAAAGATTGTTGGCTGGGGGCAGAGAAACCTGCTGCTTGTTGCAGGGCTAGCAATAGGACTGTTTTTCTTGGAG ATTCTTGTGTTTTCCATGGCAGTGATGCTCATTTACCAGATTGACCTGATCATACAGAAACGGAAAAGCACAAGGAGGAGAGGCCCCGAGAAATAA
- the SMIM7 gene encoding small integral membrane protein 7: MIGDLLLCGTLLMNAGAVLNFRLKKKDTEGFVEESREPTTGDNIREFLLSLRYFRIFIALWNIFMMFCMIVLFGS, translated from the exons ATGATCGGGGACCTGCTGCTCTGCGG GACGCTGCTGATGAACGCCGGCGCCGTGTTAAACTTCAGGct GAAGAAGAAAGACACTGAGGGCTTCGTTGAAGAGTCTAGGGAGCCAACTACGG GTGACAATATCAGGGAGTTCTTGCTGAGTCTCAGGTACTTTCGAATCTTCATTGCCTTGTGGAACATCTTCATGATGTTTTGCATGATTGT GTTATTTGGATCTTGA